A part of Microbacterium atlanticum genomic DNA contains:
- a CDS encoding MFS transporter gives MAALTILDLTKVNVAVPSIQAAFEASSTHLQLIVSGYVLAFGLVLVPAGRLGDQRSRKALFIVGLSLFLVASVACALAPSATALMISRIVQGAAAGLQMPQVLGLIQQLFTGAERGSAFGLFGATIGVATAFGPTLGGLLIAIGGEADGWRLIFWMNVPLSLLVIVLAAWLLPGARGRSQRRLELDPVGVLLFALTVLAFLWPFLFTTGSPNDDPRRWWLLGAALLLLSALIWWERHYAARSRLPLMPFRMFRTISFRNGVLLSTTVFASLSGMLIVTTLFLQEGLALSPVVSGMVLIGFAVAEAISSWIGGLLVARIGRKLVVAGLLGLVLSEAGIVAAAVLAAPAAAIWFMACALTCGGVFVGIVLAPNQTLMLGEIAPHEGGLAGSIGQLGQRIGTAVGSAVALALFYASINGANGDGSDGAAYPGAYTAGMIASLVFVSLAALVGAVDLIRHRTAVPQQFPPLRNLVVGSRANE, from the coding sequence GTGGCGGCGCTGACGATTCTCGATCTCACCAAGGTGAACGTGGCGGTGCCGTCGATACAAGCGGCGTTCGAGGCAAGCTCGACCCACCTGCAGCTCATCGTCTCCGGGTACGTGCTCGCATTCGGCCTCGTGCTTGTCCCCGCCGGAAGGCTCGGCGACCAGCGGTCGCGAAAAGCGCTATTCATCGTAGGTCTCTCGCTCTTCCTGGTGGCCAGCGTTGCGTGTGCGCTCGCGCCGAGTGCGACCGCGTTGATGATTTCGCGCATCGTGCAGGGTGCGGCTGCGGGACTCCAGATGCCGCAGGTGCTGGGGCTCATCCAGCAGCTGTTCACGGGTGCTGAACGCGGGAGCGCCTTCGGCCTGTTCGGGGCAACGATCGGGGTTGCGACGGCGTTCGGACCGACTCTTGGCGGTCTGCTTATCGCAATTGGTGGCGAGGCAGACGGATGGCGCCTCATCTTCTGGATGAATGTGCCGCTGTCGCTCCTGGTGATCGTGCTGGCCGCATGGTTGCTGCCCGGTGCCCGGGGACGATCACAGAGACGGCTCGAACTGGATCCAGTCGGTGTCTTGCTCTTTGCGCTCACCGTGCTGGCTTTCCTGTGGCCGTTCTTGTTCACCACCGGATCGCCGAATGACGATCCGCGACGGTGGTGGCTGCTGGGTGCGGCGTTGCTGCTGCTTTCTGCCTTGATCTGGTGGGAGAGGCACTACGCGGCGCGGAGCCGGCTGCCCTTGATGCCGTTCCGGATGTTCAGGACGATCTCGTTTCGCAACGGCGTGCTGCTGTCGACGACGGTGTTCGCGTCTCTGTCCGGGATGCTGATCGTGACGACTCTGTTTCTCCAGGAAGGATTGGCGCTCAGCCCGGTCGTCTCGGGGATGGTGTTGATCGGCTTCGCGGTTGCCGAAGCGATCTCGTCCTGGATCGGCGGGCTTCTCGTTGCCCGGATCGGGCGGAAACTTGTCGTCGCCGGACTCCTGGGACTTGTCCTCAGTGAGGCGGGTATCGTGGCCGCCGCTGTGCTCGCGGCCCCGGCTGCCGCTATATGGTTCATGGCCTGTGCGTTGACGTGCGGTGGTGTCTTCGTCGGCATCGTGCTCGCACCGAATCAGACGCTCATGCTCGGTGAGATCGCCCCGCATGAGGGAGGGCTGGCTGGCTCCATCGGCCAACTGGGGCAACGCATCGGGACCGCCGTGGGCAGCGCCGTTGCGCTTGCCCTGTTCTACGCATCGATCAACGGGGCGAACGGCGACGGGTCCGATGGGGCGGCGTACCCGGGCGCGTACACAGCCGGGATGATCGCTTCCCTCGTCTTCGTCTCTCTAGCGGCCCTCGTAGGCGCAGTGGATCTCATTCGGCACCGCACGGCAGTCCCGCAGCAGTTTCCTCCGCTTCGAAATCTGGTTGTTGGCTCTCGCGCGAACGAGTGA
- a CDS encoding winged helix-turn-helix domain-containing protein has product MSNTFTVLADRGEAVPGVLEAKLVRMLSEAPGYPQDIARALGVAVDRVASALGVMAEAGLIEARDGSYGSWYLPRQAA; this is encoded by the coding sequence ATGAGCAATACCTTCACAGTCCTCGCCGATAGAGGCGAAGCGGTCCCCGGCGTGCTTGAGGCGAAGCTCGTGCGGATGCTGAGCGAAGCCCCGGGTTACCCGCAGGACATCGCTCGAGCGCTCGGGGTGGCCGTCGACCGGGTCGCATCGGCACTCGGCGTCATGGCCGAGGCCGGTCTGATCGAGGCCCGAGACGGCTCGTACGGGTCGTGGTATCTGCCTCGCCAGGCAGCATGA
- a CDS encoding SIP domain-containing protein yields the protein MAKAHIGEPSETHTHFVAAGDLADIAMIARLMRRLPAGAYGQVFLETDGTSASAILDGPGRIGVTWLVGTSSDSGARGARAARAVAAWMSEWMPDDLAHDHDSYPRLIGCFTPAVTRHLRQRLGDRAGLMHPLHGYHG from the coding sequence ATGGCAAAAGCCCACATTGGAGAGCCGTCCGAGACGCACACGCACTTCGTCGCGGCAGGAGACCTCGCCGACATCGCAATGATCGCGCGACTTATGAGGCGCCTTCCCGCTGGCGCCTACGGCCAGGTGTTTCTTGAGACCGACGGCACCTCCGCGTCGGCCATTCTGGACGGACCGGGCCGGATCGGCGTGACCTGGCTTGTGGGGACTTCGTCCGACTCGGGCGCGCGGGGGGCGCGTGCTGCGCGCGCCGTCGCGGCCTGGATGTCCGAGTGGATGCCGGACGATCTCGCGCACGACCACGATTCATATCCTCGGCTGATCGGATGCTTCACACCAGCCGTGACCCGCCACCTGCGCCAACGCCTGGGCGACCGCGCCGGTCTGATGCATCCGCTTCACGGCTATCACGGCTGA